The genomic window AATGGCAAGTTCTCtctactaaaaataaaaaatctaatatattgcatattaattttgttcatattaccattataattactttagtaatggaaataattcttctttatttcttaattttaaaataaattccaAAGTTTATCCTGTATTTTGTATACATTAAAAGTTTCCATTTATAATGTGTTTTccttaaaatgttttaattttataatgattttattatatatgtatacttattTCATTTGTTGAATAGTTTATTTCCGATGGATCTTGTATATgtggaattaaaaaaaggaaaagaagatataaaaataatttccgTGAATTAACAAATACAATGATTATCAGAGAGGGCCTCAGAAAGTATTGATGTGAATTATAACAAAAGGATAATGAACGTAGCAAATAAGTAGAATGAGCTACATCTTTTTATtgttatgaaaaatatgaacttatattaaatatataaaatttatacaaaaatgtattaataaatatttatattcaatgacaataaagaaagaaaaacagaaaaacaagatatataattaaaaaatatatatttatcttgtGAATTCTTTTTGCTTATTTACATGTAagtttttgtatttttttagtaatattattacattaatttattgtgcaatattttctttttttataagttttttttttttacattattatgaTTTTAAAAGACAATATTaccatattatatatgtaaaaaaaataaattctattttgatatttatgaataatttagAGCTGTAGTACGTTATGAGATACGGTGATATAttggtaaaatattttttattagcaTTAATTGTACTTATGAAATAGTATAACGATTTAATTTTATGCCTTTTTAAAgcttttaatataaaaaatatattacagttatatttaacataaaaataaatttgaagttctaaatttgtttatttcatataaagcCAGTAATttagtatgtatattttctgCATATCTTAAAATGTAAACTTCATAGCACGGCGATTCAtagattaatttatttttataaacaaaatatttataaatatcaaTTAATGcctaaaaataattttaacatctataaagaaatataatgatttttctacaaaatatatgtattattattttacataatattttgcataaaataatattccaTTTGTGCAAcacttattttaaatatataaaacaaagtaTATGAATAACCTTATTATTgtaaagtataatatatttattaaatacatacaaatgaaaagttgcacattaaaaatataattcaaatataatattactgttattttGTGTTAATTATTGgaatgatatattatatttgtaaaagaaaaatttataaaaattcataattaaaaatgttaatataattatttgtgtCAAAGAAAAAGCatcatgaaaaaataaatatcatataaagaaattaaaacCATTGtccttaaaaaattaaatcttactaattttaatgtttattattataaataaaatattaattgaaattctattaaaaattgttaaataaataaatttttattatttaaaagttcaatattaagaaaaaaaaaaaattaaatttaatcatttaaaaaaaaagtatataaaataaaaaaaaatgcttataAAGCAACTTAATATGAACCTAcagaaattataatataaagataattACGAATCAAAAAGTTATggaaaacatatttttgcttatcattgatttatataaaagtattgttaaatattaatatgtaatacaaaaaaattaattttgtttaatatatatcataagcATTTGCTTTTTTGAACTTTAAACGTAGTAATTACattcttttactttattttatatgcccattttttttatatttttttttacattattatttttttttttttatttgtaatttttcttttattaaataattatgttttaaataatatattctttataaattttttttttttaatttacaaatGTTACACTATCAgattatataagaaattaagtattatgaaaatatttttttaatatataataaaatggtaTTTCTAGTgatatttttactaaataGATTTGAATTTactaataatacaaaatgtatttattatgattggaaaaatatacataaatattatatgaaataatcttatatgtaatataaaagagattttataatagaagaaaaaaagactTTATTCGTTTAGTTTTTATACTCATTCCCTTGTTATACAACTATGCTTTCACAAAATacattatgtatatgaattGAAAACTAATTCtcaatatataagaaatgaaattaataagaaaaaaagtatcaCTACAATATAATTGTTAATAGTTGTAAGAgaactatattttttctgtatggttattattatataacatatatttcatttgcatttttcttttttatttttacatttttaaaataaagataacGAATATACTAcaatttgcaaaaaaaaactattctTTAATTTTGATTAATATGTGAACTTTTGTGTATATAAAGGGCTCTATAACATTGtaattaactttttattatgatttattattaccataTGGTGAGTTTTTACAAGAATTGATACTTTTAGAATAGTACATAattcttaatataaatatgaaaaagataCATCGTTAATATATACGTTCTATAGTTTGTGAATATTAcatgtattataaatatttcaatggTTTAGGTTTTTTATATAGGTGTTCGTTATTGagttattttgaaatatttatattaacccTATAATTATACAATCTAACTTCCATTCTTAATAGTAATTattgtgaatatatattgagtataaaaatttcaaaatagTTTTTGTcgtaaaatatacaattacTAGTTACTAAAAGAGacttataattaattatttaaatttgaataattataagtatttatatgcataaagTTATTAGaatcataatttaaaaaaaaaatagtttatttattttttacgtaaTAACAATTAAACCTCTCTTATGTAGAATACTATATACTACGTAATAAGCATATGAAAATTGAAGgtctctttttattttatatatgtaataattttttagattattggtataataaatattactattttttttgttcttcttattatataaatatttcttctaaatatatatatttaattaaaaataaaatgaaaactgtgttaataattttgaaaatgtttatttagaaattgtatgtattaatttaattaaaaatataattttcaaaactcattttacaataataacaaattagTACTTTCTGTcctttaaaacatatattattatttaatagatTAAGCAGTATTTTATACGTTagatcatttaaatatattatggaaatgaaaggatatatatagtatatgtTGAAAATAAAGGAATACAATAAATGTTAGAGCAGAAAAAgttgtataaaatattattatttttttatattattaccattagCATATTAttgcaataatatttttttaaaatataatatttataaaatttgaattattaatgaaaaaaaaggatataaatTAGATATCGCATCTTAGTCGTATAGAATAATGgttaatatataatctatattttgtattatttgaatatttataaatattaagatattcatttatcctttatattatgaaatacaataaaaataaaattatttaatttctgtattatattaaaaagttaaattgtatattttgagtatttatgaataaatacaaattttgttaaaattaacttttatacataacattaaaataaaaattatataatatatttttaatgtttctattctttatatctattgaataaaacattttaattatatatatgttatattatgtttttataactaaataaaaattaatacaaaaaatatattattatttataattaaaaaaatattatcatattgTTGTATCCTATCTTATAGAACATagtacaattttaaaattatatatcatggaacataaaattaagtCCATCTGTTTTATGAAAATTGGGTTGCTTATCCTTTTAACTTggatatatcatttttacaatgaagaggtatgatattattatttaaaaacatttgtgttttttatttaacaggtttttattttcatcaacTCGAATTTCGAGAATGTGTTTATTTAAtcgataaaataataaatattttctattttattagagcacatttcatatattgtatggacagaaaaaatatgatataaaattatatttaagtcATTTTAGAATATTAAGAGGAtgtgatgaaaaaaataattcaaatattgTAGAGCCAGAACAACAGATACATAAAGATGAAGAGAATGATGGAAAAGCTATGTCCAACAACAGaaggaaaaacaaacaaacaaacgtACAATCAAGAAGAAGTTCATTATATGAAGAATTCAATAAAAACTATAAAGTGCAAAAGAAGttaatatatggaaaaaaaaagttatctccttttgaaagaaaatttttcaagCAACTAGATTACAtagattttattataaaaaaaaaaccgtTATTAAGAAATAAGGCATACCGAAAATTAGTGTGTAAAAAGTTTGGACACAAAATGTTTTTACTTACTTTAGTACTCTCATTCGTATTATTAGCATCATTAGGAGGTACAATTGGTGGTTTTTTTGGTCAAAGTGATAAATTATATGGTACTAGTGCTTCTAGTATAACTGATATAACTTTATCATATGATTATAGTATATCATTTCTTGTATTTTTGGGTACATTAATTGTCATATTGATAATATTTCCTTCTTTTACTTATATGAAATTTACAAaacataaaagaattttGAAGAAGAAATGTTAGAATGGATAAacgaaatatttttctttctgtGAAGTACGAgttaatatgaataaataaatctagtatagttatatacttaataaacTTGTAAATGATTGCTTaaatcatataaatgtaagtaTACGTAGTTAGTATTTTTGATacataagaataaataaatattgtattaatatttttgtgaaTTTCAATGTTTTAGGGTTTTTCAATATGAGTTTTCGAGTATTGCTTCAGTTATATTAAGTCTTAAGGATTGATACTTATActtatgtattaaaatagaTTCTTAtgaattgtatatatttgttcgttataattaatatataatagtatagTTTGTAGAATTTTATCAAGGTGTTATAATTtgcaattaaaataaaaattgatgGTCtcaattttcatattattctaGGTAAAAACGGTTATTtgtttacataaatttaatatgatCATTCttagttttaaaataagataaaatgtgtctttttttttatttaatgaaacaaAGTGAggattttttgttatattgatataaatatatatatttccttaaAAAAACTTAGTATTCATTGTATAAAAACTATTTATAAGttgttttataattcatatttacCGCAAAATTCTATTTATggttatgtatttttttaattttgtataaatgtGAATTTACCAATATAGATGTAAACAAATACTTTATAATTGgagattatatataatagttaaCTATGTAAAacaatgtttttataatttaatgaagtattaatttaatatataattttattattgttactaatTGTAgagttaattatattttgaataaattatttaatatattttatattgaaaatttataaacatatatatccTGTATATCgttcttaatttatttgtggttcagaaaataaatttaatgaaatatttatagacAATATGCagatataatttcttttttctatcCTAATAGTAAATATCTAAGGGCTTATGTATCTAGACAaatctatataattttagaacttattaaaaaatatatttaatttttacaatactTTAACAATGCTTGagtatttgtttatatgtctttaatactttttatagttttccataaatatattaggtaatattttaatatcattatatgGATATACAAAAATGCCTAAATCTTATAGTGACCATTTctacttttttcatatttatgcGTTTACcgttttaataatataaaaataaaagaaattttcgttttttctatatatatctcACAACATAGATTCAAGATTCAAGATGTTTCTAtgaaatattcattatttattaataaacatttagctttaataatatttttatataagatatgattgtttttgttaattattatagTTATCTATAAAGACAAAGATACGAagtgttatatttatattattacgcATATGCGAACACTGATTAAATTCCcctttattaaaattacataagTATTTATgatcaaataaattaataacaaaaatatatttaaaccaTAAGTCTTTTTTCTtagtgataaaaaaaatttccacacaagtattattatataattttaatgtttttttttctacctCACTAAAATAGTAAACGTAGGtctttatataagtatattatgtaattatattagaATCATACTCAGGTGTATCTTATAattttgcattattattatatacatttattcagtaatttttgtttttttgtattttttttaatatacacttcatttaatatataaggtttttattttatatttgtaatgattattataatagaaaagttataaattagaattatttgTAGTACGATGTGCTATATAGTACGTTCTAACGCTTATATGTATCTGAAAATTTTTCGGAACAATGAATAGTTGATTGATTATTTCGTTCatctaaatatttaaaaaattttatatttttttttattgaagaCAACATCGTTTTccaaataaagtaaaatattattaaaaaatatatatatctaaatataatacaattaatGTTGTAATTcataatcataatttttcaaagaaattatacaacgttattattatttctaattgaaataatttgtagtttcggaaaatgaaaaaatatataaaataatacaataaatgtTAATGTAATTAATGGAAATGTTtagataaatttttattaaatgacaTACGAATGCGATTCTGCTGGTTATAACTTCTCgagtaaaaattttatagaaaatGTTATTCATTGAAATTCAGGATATTCCTGTACCTCATTGTCAGCTTTTAAGTATAGCCAACTTCTGCGGATGTATTGTTTTTAcgtttataatatttatatttaataattttaaatttcacACAAAAactattgttattttgtataatgcATCTATATATagttcattatttaattaatccTATTTTACTGTACGTAAGTaaagattatatatatttactgaaaaatgagaaatttttagaaatagtaaaggaaatattttttattaaaaatatgcgaaaagggaaattttaaaaagtttttcctttttgtaaaGCTAAATATATAGACATACGCAAATAAACTGTGCTTATAAGCATATAAGAGATATTCTACATTGCATAAAATTTgaacatttaattaaatgttttattttttgtcgGGATATTACCATATAGCTTATGactatgaaaataatttttggaaacataatgttatttaatatttaatttattaatatgtattaagcattaataatattttttattatatataaaataaaaaatattaaaaacatgtaaaatttatatatatatgtatatatatataatatcataattCACATATTGTGAATATATTGTATGAGGAgacaattaaatattataatggaAATGAAGATATTTATATCTGATTTACTAATATatgagaaaatataaataatttaaacgaAAAtggatttatatttttaaataaaagttaagaaaaaatgaatgttGCTAAAATTGTAaagatttatttataaatatattattagaacGCCTTTactataaaatgaaattgtattacataatttattttataaaatatgagtATATTATTGTgagtatttaaaataatttgtgatacatattatataaaaatattaattgaatataaaaaagtgaGATGAACAATTGTGGAGAATccaaaaagaaattaaatatgagtctttataaatattgtcactgatatatttgttaaaacaaagaaaaagtaataatgttaatttttgtatGGATTTTTGgtcttatttataatttaaaaatgtattttaaattaaaaattttttttcttttttttaattgttacGATGGAAAACATAActatttat from Plasmodium malariae genome assembly, chromosome: 13 includes these protein-coding regions:
- the PmUG01_13064400 gene encoding Plasmodium exported protein, unknown function, with the protein product MEHKIKSICFMKIGLLILLTWIYHFYNEESTFHILYGQKKYDIKLYLSHFRILRGCDEKNNSNIVEPEQQIHKDEENDGKAMSNNRRKNKQTNVQSRRSSLYEEFNKNYKVQKKLIYGKKKLSPFERKFFKQLDYIDFIIKKKPLLRNKAYRKLVCKKFGHKMFLLTLVLSFVLLASLGGTIGGFFGQSDKLYGTSASSITDITLSYDYSISFLVFLGTLIVILIIFPSFTYMKFTKHKRILKKKC